The Clostridia bacterium genome window below encodes:
- a CDS encoding DUF421 domain-containing protein: MLVSFIRTITIYVLLMLAMRLMGKRQLGDLQPGELIITIIISDLAAIPITNTGIPLMQGLIPLITLVICELAVSAISLRSAGFRRRALGSPIVVIDNGTVVQNNLLRLRFTLDDLLGEVRNCGCALFSDVAFAIVETDGKISVIPADASAPPPKTLPRMVVSDGKIDINELKAAGVGKNELTAALNAENFALGDVFYCFSLGDGKFDIVGRDAK; the protein is encoded by the coding sequence ATGCTCGTTTCTTTTATACGCACAATAACGATATACGTACTGCTCATGCTCGCGATGCGGCTGATGGGAAAACGCCAGCTCGGAGATCTTCAGCCCGGCGAGCTGATCATCACCATAATTATCTCCGACCTTGCGGCGATACCGATAACAAACACGGGAATACCGCTTATGCAGGGGTTGATACCGCTTATCACGCTCGTTATTTGCGAGCTCGCCGTTTCGGCGATAAGTCTGCGTTCGGCGGGATTCCGACGCCGCGCGCTCGGCTCGCCGATAGTCGTTATCGATAACGGTACGGTCGTGCAGAATAACCTGCTTCGTCTGCGTTTCACTCTCGACGACCTGCTCGGGGAGGTACGCAACTGCGGCTGCGCCTTGTTCTCGGACGTCGCTTTCGCTATAGTGGAAACTGACGGAAAGATCAGCGTCATTCCGGCGGACGCCTCCGCGCCGCCGCCGAAAACGCTGCCGAGAATGGTCGTCAGCGACGGAAAAATTGATATAAACGAACTGAAAGCGGCCGGAGTCGGAAAAAACGAACTTACGGCCGCGTTGAACGCCGAAAACTTCGCCCTCGGCGACGTGTTTTACTGTTTCAGCCTCGGCGACGGAAAATTCGATATAGTCGGGAGAGATGCGAAATGA
- a CDS encoding DUF4363 family protein produces MKRIAIAVPVLLAIIIGSSLACLFFLRRTEADAGAFIERAESAAMSEDYAACLRTLEEFGDFWDDREPYYLLFVRHEEMHDIRIGIEQMKGFAQCRDKSGIIGELRMLKAMLAHITESETPLLRNIL; encoded by the coding sequence ATGAAGCGTATTGCGATAGCCGTTCCCGTCCTGCTTGCGATAATAATAGGTTCAAGCCTCGCGTGTCTCTTCTTTCTGCGCCGTACCGAGGCGGACGCCGGCGCTTTTATAGAAAGAGCGGAGAGCGCGGCGATGAGCGAGGACTACGCCGCCTGTCTGCGGACGCTTGAAGAGTTCGGCGACTTCTGGGACGATCGCGAGCCGTATTATCTGCTTTTCGTACGGCACGAGGAAATGCACGACATAAGAATCGGCATCGAGCAAATGAAAGGATTTGCTCAATGCCGGGACAAAAGCGGTATTATAGGCGAACTGCGTATGCTGAAAGCGATGCTGGCGCATATCACCGAAAGCGAAACGCCGCTGCTGCGAAATATACTCTGA
- a CDS encoding DUF4364 family protein — MRVEPGGLSNINDVKILICRVLNELDNPIAMSDLTDGMLTDGYVNYFDYAIAVNDLCENGHVRKETEDGRIVFYITEDGKNADRLLGASLPLAVCEKVYAAVLAARSGGRAICTIEPHELGCFVRMRFILGGRELFNVKLEAGDEMTAEDMKRNFLKNPHDVYISLVKLIK, encoded by the coding sequence ATGAGAGTTGAACCCGGCGGACTCAGCAATATCAACGACGTAAAAATCCTGATTTGCCGCGTCCTGAATGAACTTGACAACCCTATAGCGATGTCGGATCTTACCGACGGAATGCTCACGGACGGCTACGTCAATTACTTTGATTACGCGATAGCCGTCAACGACCTGTGCGAAAACGGCCACGTCCGCAAGGAGACCGAGGACGGCAGGATAGTGTTTTACATAACCGAGGACGGCAAAAACGCGGACCGTCTGCTCGGAGCGAGTCTTCCGCTTGCCGTATGTGAAAAAGTATACGCCGCCGTGCTCGCCGCGAGAAGCGGCGGCAGGGCGATCTGCACGATAGAGCCGCATGAGCTGGGATGCTTCGTCCGTATGCGCTTCATTCTCGGGGGCAGGGAGCTTTTCAACGTCAAACTTGAGGCGGGCGACGAGATGACCGCCGAGGATATGAAGCGCAACTTCCTGAAAAATCCTCACGACGTTTATATTTCGCTTGTCAAACTGATAAAGTGA
- a CDS encoding aldehyde dehydrogenase family protein: protein MAYTQERISGIVAAQRKYFRGGETLDVKWRIEQLKKLKQAVIDHKDALLAALHEDLGRSPVEAYLCDVGPVIVEINEIIRGVKKWAKPEKHFSGLMCFPSTRTTVYKMPYGVSLIISPFNFPILLTLGVLAASIAGGNTAVVKASSKSAASTKALQKLIADTFPENYITLIDGGHDVADMCLAERFDKIFYTGSPAVAKHVLSAAAQNLTSVALELGGETGNWCVVRKDADLKDAARKIAFFKLCNAGQICINVNQIAVAEEVADEFLAELKKEFVRQIGEKAEDNPDYPKLITDAVYDKCVRLTEEYAGRIVFGGTGNKEARRFSPTLIYPVKPDEDIVRHELFCPLLPVVPFKDAEVDGIMDIIAEREHPLSMYVFTSDKKWANKVMSTQQYGGGCINEVCTHMMVKGVPFNGTGHSGMGAYHGEWGFREFTHPSTVLTGKTHFNIPLREHPYSGKEGEKKMKLLRKLEK from the coding sequence ATGGCTTATACGCAGGAAAGGATAAGCGGGATAGTAGCCGCGCAGCGCAAATACTTCCGCGGCGGCGAAACACTCGACGTCAAGTGGCGTATCGAGCAGCTGAAAAAGCTCAAGCAAGCCGTGATAGACCATAAAGACGCGCTTCTGGCCGCGCTTCACGAAGACCTCGGCAGAAGCCCTGTCGAGGCGTACCTGTGCGACGTCGGGCCCGTTATCGTCGAAATCAACGAGATCATACGCGGAGTGAAAAAGTGGGCGAAGCCCGAAAAACATTTCAGCGGTCTTATGTGCTTCCCGAGCACGCGCACGACGGTGTATAAAATGCCTTACGGCGTTTCGCTGATAATCAGCCCGTTCAACTTCCCGATACTGCTGACGCTCGGCGTGCTCGCGGCGAGTATCGCCGGCGGCAACACCGCCGTCGTCAAGGCGAGCTCAAAGTCCGCGGCGAGCACAAAGGCGCTGCAGAAGCTCATTGCCGACACCTTCCCCGAGAACTACATCACCCTTATTGACGGCGGACACGACGTTGCGGATATGTGCCTCGCAGAACGCTTTGACAAGATATTCTATACCGGTTCGCCCGCGGTCGCGAAGCACGTGCTTTCCGCCGCGGCGCAGAACCTCACGTCCGTCGCGCTCGAGCTCGGCGGCGAAACGGGCAACTGGTGCGTCGTGCGCAAAGACGCCGACCTGAAGGACGCCGCGCGCAAGATCGCCTTCTTCAAGCTCTGCAACGCGGGGCAGATCTGCATTAACGTCAACCAGATCGCCGTCGCCGAAGAGGTCGCCGACGAGTTCCTCGCGGAGCTCAAAAAAGAATTCGTCCGCCAGATAGGCGAGAAGGCGGAGGATAATCCCGACTACCCGAAGCTCATCACGGACGCCGTCTATGACAAGTGCGTGCGGCTTACCGAAGAATACGCCGGCAGAATCGTTTTCGGCGGCACGGGAAATAAAGAAGCGCGCCGGTTTTCACCGACGCTTATCTACCCCGTGAAGCCCGACGAGGATATCGTGCGGCACGAGCTGTTCTGCCCGCTGCTGCCGGTCGTTCCGTTCAAGGATGCCGAGGTTGACGGGATTATGGATATAATCGCGGAGCGCGAGCATCCGCTTTCCATGTACGTTTTCACTTCGGATAAGAAGTGGGCGAATAAGGTCATGTCGACTCAGCAGTACGGCGGCGGTTGTATCAACGAAGTGTGTACTCATATGATGGTCAAGGGCGTGCCGTTCAACGGCACCGGGCATTCCGGTATGGGCGCCTACCACGGGGAGTGGGGCTTCCGCGAGTTCACGCATCCCTCGACCGTGCTGACGGGTAAAACGCACTTCAACATTCCGCTCCGCGAACACCCGTATTCGGGCAAAGAAGGGGAGAAGAAGATGAAGCTGCTCAGGAAGCTGGAGAAGTGA
- the rnhA gene encoding ribonuclease HI → MTRPHVEIFTDGACSGNPGAGGWGAILRHNGREKELAGGEKETTNNRMELTAVIEALSALKKPCRVTLTTDSQYVANAIEQRWVYAWQAKNWRKADGKPALNVDLWQKLLPLLETHDVAFVWIRGHNGHPENERCDALAVAETAKLK, encoded by the coding sequence ATGACGCGTCCGCACGTTGAGATTTTCACCGACGGCGCCTGCTCCGGAAATCCGGGCGCGGGCGGATGGGGAGCGATCCTCCGCCATAACGGCAGGGAAAAGGAACTCGCCGGCGGCGAAAAGGAAACGACGAACAACCGCATGGAGCTGACCGCCGTCATTGAGGCGCTCTCCGCGCTGAAAAAACCGTGCAGGGTAACGCTTACGACGGATTCGCAGTACGTTGCCAACGCCATTGAACAGCGATGGGTCTACGCCTGGCAGGCGAAGAACTGGCGCAAAGCGGACGGGAAACCGGCGCTGAACGTCGACCTCTGGCAAAAGCTGCTCCCGCTTCTCGAAACGCACGACGTCGCTTTCGTCTGGATCCGCGGTCACAACGGCCACCCCGAAAACGAGCGGTGCGACGCTCTTGCGGTCGCGGAAACAGCTAAACTGAAATGA
- a CDS encoding DEAD/DEAH box helicase, whose product MSENTVTYKSAHGRRRALVEAEKQLKALIGVDSRIEKEAAQAAEEYLEELRALALWETPIERLNEYASGIRVSALKKVGYKSVYQLKDASASSLTRIKGVGGKSADGIVRSVRQIVKDVNASTRLRIDPNNKSAKQEALIRALYLSRELKQNSDAASAVYKSNHVDISQALKDTRPASNRISWLFSSAETKRRVGEYLQKVDFYTAGEYGNEISELISGRNRILKAQHDEYWSSFARNAAGFYSTLDAILSGRKQGEASATRRKYRDIIERNGLPNELAVAIESVPLDLTGLKCTLRAYQYFGVQYIINQGAVLLGDDMGLGKTVQAIAAMTAIENSAEEKARFLVVCPASVFVNWCREINKHSSLDVVGLHGKDLFENLEKWQNEGGVGVTTYETANKIDLEEGLHYSMLVVDEAHYIKNPSANRTVSVLRLRAHTDRVLFMTGTSLENNVGEMCFLIKSLKPEVEQEASKYATLEHALLFRQAISSVYFRRTKEDVLDELPEKVEKEMWCELNDSESEAYCASVMSKNFMDMRRVSWSAADIGDSSKADLLRDLCEQAVSEGRKVIVFSFFISTIAAAKEVVDAPVFGPIDGSVSAENRQKIIDDFTNCETGAVLLAQIQAGGTGLNIQAASVIVFCEPQLKPSLESQAIGRAFRMGQINKVMVYRLLCANTVDEQIVNILKEKQRMFDSFAAESVSGQESLKLTDSDYNAMVDAEYEKISKAKAQQ is encoded by the coding sequence ATGAGCGAAAACACCGTTACGTATAAATCCGCGCACGGCAGACGCAGAGCGCTTGTCGAAGCCGAGAAGCAGCTCAAAGCGCTTATCGGCGTTGATTCGCGTATAGAAAAAGAGGCCGCGCAAGCCGCGGAGGAGTATCTCGAGGAGCTCCGCGCGCTCGCGCTGTGGGAAACTCCGATTGAACGGCTGAACGAATACGCTTCCGGCATCAGAGTATCCGCGCTCAAAAAAGTCGGATACAAGAGCGTTTATCAACTCAAGGACGCGAGCGCCTCTTCCCTTACCCGCATCAAGGGCGTCGGCGGCAAGAGCGCGGACGGGATTGTCCGCAGCGTCCGGCAGATAGTTAAAGACGTAAACGCCTCCACCCGCCTGCGCATCGACCCGAACAACAAATCCGCAAAGCAGGAAGCGCTGATACGCGCGCTCTATCTTTCACGCGAGTTGAAGCAGAACAGCGACGCAGCGAGCGCGGTTTATAAAAGCAATCACGTCGATATTTCTCAGGCGTTGAAAGACACGCGTCCCGCTTCTAACCGCATAAGCTGGCTTTTCAGCTCCGCAGAAACAAAGCGGCGTGTCGGCGAATACCTGCAAAAGGTCGATTTCTACACCGCAGGCGAGTACGGTAACGAAATAAGCGAGCTGATAAGCGGCAGAAACCGCATACTCAAGGCGCAGCACGACGAGTACTGGAGCAGTTTCGCGCGGAACGCCGCCGGCTTCTACTCAACGCTCGACGCCATTCTGAGCGGCAGAAAGCAGGGCGAAGCTTCGGCGACGCGCCGCAAGTACCGCGATATCATCGAGAGGAACGGCCTGCCTAACGAGCTCGCCGTCGCAATCGAAAGCGTACCGCTCGACCTGACCGGGCTGAAATGCACGCTCAGAGCGTATCAGTATTTCGGCGTTCAGTATATAATCAACCAGGGCGCCGTCCTGCTCGGCGACGATATGGGACTCGGCAAGACCGTCCAGGCGATCGCCGCAATGACCGCGATCGAGAACTCCGCCGAAGAAAAGGCGCGCTTCCTCGTCGTCTGCCCCGCCAGCGTCTTCGTCAACTGGTGCCGCGAAATAAACAAGCACAGCTCACTCGACGTCGTCGGACTGCATGGGAAAGACCTTTTTGAAAACCTCGAAAAGTGGCAAAATGAAGGCGGAGTCGGCGTAACGACCTATGAAACCGCGAACAAAATCGACCTCGAGGAAGGTTTACATTACTCGATGCTAGTGGTTGACGAAGCCCATTACATAAAGAATCCGTCCGCAAACCGCACCGTTTCGGTCCTTCGGCTCCGCGCGCACACCGACAGAGTTCTGTTCATGACCGGCACGTCGCTCGAGAACAACGTCGGCGAGATGTGCTTCCTCATTAAATCGCTGAAACCGGAGGTCGAACAGGAGGCTTCGAAATACGCCACGCTTGAACACGCGCTCCTCTTCAGACAGGCGATCTCGTCCGTCTACTTCCGCCGCACGAAAGAGGACGTGCTCGACGAGCTGCCCGAAAAGGTCGAAAAGGAAATGTGGTGCGAGCTGAACGACTCGGAGTCGGAGGCGTACTGCGCTTCCGTCATGAGCAAGAACTTTATGGATATGCGGCGCGTTTCGTGGAGCGCCGCCGATATCGGTGATTCCTCGAAGGCGGACCTTCTCCGCGACCTTTGCGAGCAGGCGGTCAGCGAGGGACGCAAGGTCATCGTCTTCTCCTTCTTTATCAGCACGATCGCCGCGGCGAAGGAGGTCGTCGACGCGCCCGTCTTCGGCCCCATCGACGGCAGCGTTTCCGCGGAAAACAGGCAAAAGATCATCGACGATTTCACCAACTGCGAGACCGGCGCGGTGCTTCTCGCGCAGATACAGGCGGGCGGCACCGGCTTGAATATCCAGGCGGCGAGCGTCATCGTCTTCTGCGAGCCGCAGCTCAAGCCGTCGCTCGAAAGCCAGGCAATCGGCAGGGCTTTCAGAATGGGACAGATAAACAAAGTTATGGTCTACCGGCTGCTCTGCGCCAACACCGTAGACGAGCAGATCGTCAATATACTTAAAGAAAAACAAAGGATGTTCGACAGTTTCGCCGCGGAGTCAGTCAGCGGTCAGGAAAGCCTGAAACTCACCGACAGCGACTACAACGCGATGGTCGACGCGGAATACGAGAAGATATCAAAAGCGAAAGCGCAGCAGTAA
- a CDS encoding glutathione S-transferase N-terminal domain-containing protein, whose protein sequence is MGSVRTLKLTVFYLDGCPYCRKAREAVLELKSENPSFEKVDIEWIEENANPEIADAYDYYRVPSIFSGDEKLYECSPGTDYSEIKQQFERAMQSAAE, encoded by the coding sequence ATGGGGAGCGTGAGGACGTTGAAATTGACGGTGTTTTATCTTGATGGCTGCCCGTATTGCCGTAAGGCAAGGGAAGCCGTCCTTGAACTGAAGTCGGAAAACCCGTCTTTCGAGAAAGTCGATATCGAATGGATCGAAGAAAATGCCAACCCGGAAATTGCGGATGCCTATGATTACTACCGCGTGCCCAGTATCTTTTCGGGAGACGAAAAACTGTATGAATGCAGTCCGGGCACCGATTATTCAGAGATCAAGCAGCAGTTTGAGCGAGCGATGCAATCGGCGGCCGAATGA
- the ytvI gene encoding sporulation integral membrane protein YtvI, translated as MLAYFGLRYLPGLFMPFIFAFFIVLITNPLVNFCERKLKIPRKIGGPIIVILAIGLIVLLFYFVITVVLSEASDLVKDVSRLLNSMPEKWEKVIASYESFLDRIGLPAVLRDAFDFNKLVSNMTKSLSETLDVQNIVSGIVSNASSFLFGFFIMVVATVLLSADYVRIRAFVMRQLSPRYQKTMLNVKVFMKTTVWGYIKTYAIIFAFYFVAMVALFLILKVDHAVLISFLIALVDLLPVLGLGIVFIPWSIISIIGGDVWFGIALIIAYVVLTFVRNLIEPKLIGKQVGIHPFVALLALYLGLELFGVIGVFVLPLSVILLKSEHDAGRLHIWK; from the coding sequence GTGCTGGCATATTTCGGGCTGCGCTATCTGCCGGGATTGTTTATGCCGTTCATATTCGCGTTTTTCATAGTGCTTATCACCAATCCGCTTGTTAACTTCTGCGAACGAAAGCTGAAGATACCGAGAAAGATAGGCGGTCCGATCATAGTCATTCTCGCGATTGGGCTTATCGTATTGCTTTTCTACTTCGTTATAACGGTCGTTCTCAGCGAGGCTTCTGATCTCGTAAAGGACGTCAGCCGGCTGTTGAACAGCATGCCGGAAAAGTGGGAAAAAGTGATCGCGTCCTACGAATCGTTCCTTGACAGGATAGGTCTTCCCGCCGTACTGCGTGACGCTTTCGACTTTAACAAGCTTGTTTCGAATATGACGAAATCCCTGTCGGAGACGCTTGACGTGCAGAATATCGTTTCAGGCATAGTATCCAACGCGTCGTCGTTCCTGTTCGGATTCTTCATCATGGTAGTCGCGACGGTGCTGCTCAGCGCGGACTACGTTCGTATAAGAGCGTTCGTGATGCGGCAGCTTTCGCCGCGGTATCAGAAAACGATGCTGAACGTCAAGGTGTTCATGAAGACGACGGTCTGGGGATACATCAAGACTTATGCGATAATCTTCGCGTTCTACTTTGTCGCCATGGTGGCGTTGTTCCTGATACTGAAGGTGGATCACGCGGTGCTTATTTCTTTCCTTATCGCGCTCGTCGATCTGCTGCCGGTATTGGGCTTGGGGATCGTTTTTATCCCGTGGTCAATAATCAGCATTATCGGCGGTGACGTCTGGTTCGGTATCGCGCTGATAATCGCTTACGTCGTGCTGACGTTCGTCAGAAATCTCATCGAGCCGAAGCTGATCGGCAAGCAGGTCGGAATTCATCCGTTCGTCGCTCTGCTCGCGCTCTATCTCGGGCTTGAACTTTTCGGAGTTATCGGCGTGTTCGTGCTGCCGCTGTCGGTAATACTGCTTAAGAGCGAGCACGACGCGGGAAGACTGCACATATGGAAATGA
- a CDS encoding DEAD/DEAH box helicase family protein produces the protein MTNFDFLKTDSRFDGFADAAIAAEKLLHIDVDSCVTNCRRAMEFAVKWMYSVDSELSMPYQDTLVSLMNDEKFRAIVGDDIWKRMDFVRKLGNAVMHGGRKITPEQAELCIENLFYFLDEVAYFYSDEYSGREFDKSLLAPVPEAPQPAPERDIDLAALIEENKAMKAELSARREMQQQTYVPKPLELSEYKTRKVYIDFMLQDTGWIEGRDWLNEVELYGMPNESGVGYADYVLYGDDGKALAVLEAKRTCVDVAKGRQQAKLYADLLEKKYGRRPVIFLSNGFDTRIQDNLYPERKVASVYSKRDLEKLFNLQTMRTSLKHVMVNRDIAGRYYQEGAIKAVCDAFDNKNRRKALLVMATGSGKTRTVIGLCDVLLQRGWVKNILFLADRTSLVTQAKRSFVNLLPDLSATNLCEEKDNFTAHCVFSTYQTMMNVIDTAKDEKGKLFTVGHFDLVICDEAHRSIYNKYRDIFTYFDAPLVGLTATPKDEIDKNTYEIFELENGVPTYGYELAQAVRDGYLVDFMSVETRLKFIEQGIVYDELSDEDKEAYENLFVDENGELPESISSTALNEWLFNEDTIREALRVLMDNGLKIDYGSKLGKTIIFAKNHYHAEKILEVFGREYPHLPGFAKVIDNYMTYSQSAIDEFSDPKKLPQIAISVDMLDTGIDVPEVLNLVFFKKVMSKAKFWQMIGRGTRLCPALVDGKDKEKFYIFDFCGNFEFFRMNKGRPTAATTAIQGAIFCLKAQIAFKLQDLSYQTDELIGFRKSLVDDMVGKVRELNRENFAVRQHLKFVELYSVPDNYRTLTYEDTLLMKQELAPLIIPDEDDVKALRFDALMYGIELAYLAGRGFERYRKDLIKKVAAVANVANIPEIMAQSDLIDRILHTDYIDNAGINEFEYIRDSLRDLMKYIPVNRILYDTDFNDDILSIDWNEAKLENDDLKNYKAKAEFYIRQHQDNASIAKLKSNQPLTAEDVKALEAILWSEVGTREEYEAEYGQKPLGELVREVVGLDMSAAKEAFAEYLNDVNLDSRQIYFVNQIVEYIVHNGLMKDLSVLQEPPFTDQGSIVEVFTDISVWAGIRKAIERVNTNAVAA, from the coding sequence ATGACCAACTTTGATTTCTTAAAAACAGACAGTCGTTTCGACGGATTCGCCGACGCGGCGATCGCCGCCGAGAAGCTGCTGCATATAGACGTTGACTCCTGCGTTACAAACTGCCGCAGGGCGATGGAATTCGCGGTCAAATGGATGTATTCCGTTGACAGCGAGCTGTCAATGCCTTATCAGGATACTCTCGTTTCTCTGATGAACGATGAGAAGTTCCGCGCTATCGTCGGCGATGATATCTGGAAGCGCATGGACTTCGTCCGCAAGCTCGGCAACGCCGTTATGCACGGCGGCAGGAAGATCACGCCGGAGCAGGCGGAGCTTTGCATAGAGAATCTGTTTTATTTTCTCGATGAGGTCGCCTATTTCTACTCGGACGAGTATTCGGGGCGCGAGTTCGATAAGTCGCTGCTTGCGCCGGTTCCGGAAGCGCCGCAACCCGCGCCGGAGCGGGATATCGACCTTGCCGCGCTGATCGAGGAGAACAAGGCGATGAAGGCGGAGCTTTCCGCCCGCCGCGAAATGCAGCAGCAGACCTACGTTCCGAAGCCGCTGGAACTTTCCGAGTATAAGACGCGCAAGGTGTATATCGACTTTATGCTTCAAGACACCGGCTGGATCGAGGGCAGGGACTGGCTCAATGAGGTCGAGCTTTACGGCATGCCCAACGAGTCCGGCGTCGGCTACGCCGATTACGTGCTTTACGGCGACGACGGCAAGGCGCTCGCAGTGCTTGAGGCGAAGCGCACCTGCGTCGACGTCGCGAAGGGGCGCCAGCAGGCGAAGCTTTACGCCGATCTGCTCGAGAAGAAGTACGGCCGCCGCCCTGTGATATTCCTTTCCAACGGGTTCGATACGCGCATACAGGACAACCTCTATCCCGAGCGCAAGGTCGCGTCGGTCTATTCCAAACGCGACCTCGAGAAGCTGTTTAACCTGCAGACTATGCGGACAAGCCTAAAGCATGTGATGGTCAACAGGGATATCGCGGGACGCTATTACCAGGAGGGCGCCATCAAAGCCGTCTGCGACGCTTTCGATAATAAAAACCGCCGCAAAGCGCTGCTCGTTATGGCGACCGGTTCCGGCAAGACGCGGACGGTCATAGGGCTTTGCGACGTTCTTTTGCAGCGCGGCTGGGTGAAGAATATCCTCTTCCTCGCCGACCGCACCTCGCTCGTTACGCAGGCGAAGCGCAGTTTTGTCAATCTGCTGCCGGATCTTTCTGCGACGAATCTCTGCGAGGAGAAGGATAACTTCACGGCGCACTGCGTTTTTTCGACCTATCAGACGATGATGAACGTCATCGATACCGCGAAGGACGAGAAGGGCAAGCTTTTCACCGTCGGGCATTTCGACCTCGTCATTTGCGATGAGGCGCACCGCTCGATTTATAACAAGTATCGCGATATCTTCACTTATTTCGACGCGCCTCTCGTTGGTCTTACCGCTACGCCGAAGGACGAGATAGATAAGAATACGTACGAAATTTTCGAGCTCGAAAACGGCGTTCCGACTTACGGCTACGAACTCGCGCAGGCGGTGCGGGACGGTTATCTCGTCGATTTCATGTCGGTCGAAACGCGGCTGAAGTTCATCGAGCAGGGCATCGTTTACGACGAGCTTTCCGACGAGGATAAGGAAGCGTATGAAAACCTTTTCGTCGACGAGAACGGCGAGCTGCCGGAGAGTATTTCTTCTACGGCGCTGAACGAGTGGCTTTTCAACGAGGATACTATCCGCGAGGCGCTGCGCGTGCTTATGGATAACGGCTTGAAAATAGACTATGGCTCAAAGCTCGGCAAGACCATCATATTCGCTAAGAACCATTACCATGCGGAGAAGATCCTTGAGGTTTTCGGCAGAGAGTATCCGCATCTGCCCGGATTCGCTAAAGTCATAGATAACTATATGACTTATTCGCAGAGCGCGATAGACGAGTTTTCTGATCCGAAGAAATTGCCGCAAATCGCGATTTCCGTTGATATGCTTGATACCGGCATCGACGTGCCGGAAGTCCTGAACCTCGTCTTTTTCAAGAAGGTCATGAGCAAGGCGAAGTTCTGGCAGATGATCGGGCGCGGAACCCGTCTCTGTCCCGCGCTCGTGGACGGGAAGGATAAGGAGAAGTTTTATATCTTCGATTTCTGCGGTAACTTCGAGTTTTTCCGCATGAACAAAGGCAGACCGACGGCGGCTACGACGGCGATTCAGGGCGCGATATTCTGCCTGAAGGCGCAGATCGCTTTCAAGTTGCAGGATCTGTCTTACCAGACCGACGAGCTTATCGGGTTCCGCAAGTCGCTCGTTGACGATATGGTCGGTAAGGTCAGGGAATTGAATAGGGAAAACTTCGCCGTTCGCCAACACCTGAAGTTTGTCGAGCTTTATTCCGTTCCGGATAACTACCGGACGCTGACGTATGAGGATACTCTGTTGATGAAGCAGGAACTCGCGCCGCTGATTATTCCCGATGAGGACGACGTAAAAGCCCTTCGCTTCGACGCGCTTATGTACGGTATCGAACTAGCGTACCTCGCCGGCAGGGGCTTCGAGCGCTACCGGAAAGACCTCATAAAAAAGGTCGCGGCAGTAGCGAACGTTGCGAATATTCCGGAGATCATGGCGCAGTCTGATTTGATTGACAGGATTCTTCACACTGATTACATTGACAATGCCGGAATTAACGAGTTTGAGTATATCCGCGATAGTCTTCGCGACTTGATGAAGTATATCCCGGTAAACAGGATTCTGTATGATACCGATTTTAACGACGATATACTGTCAATAGATTGGAATGAAGCGAAGCTCGAGAACGACGATTTGAAGAACTACAAAGCCAAGGCGGAGTTTTATATCCGTCAGCATCAGGACAACGCCTCGATTGCCAAACTGAAAAGCAATCAGCCGCTGACTGCTGAAGACGTCAAGGCCCTGGAGGCGATTCTCTGGAGCGAAGTCGGCACCAGGGAGGAGTATGAAGCGGAGTACGGGCAGAAGCCGCTGGGCGAGCTTGTCCGCGAAGTCGTCGGACTCGATATGAGTGCGGCGAAAGAAGCGTTCGCCGAGTATCTGAACGACGTTAATCTTGATAGCAGGCAGATATATTTCGTCAACCAGATTGTCGAGTATATCGTGCATAACGGTTTGATGAAGGATCTGTCGGTTCTGCAGGAGCCGCCGTTTACCGATCAGGGCAGTATCGTTGAGGTGTTCACGGATATTTCGGTTTGGGCAGGGATAAGAAAAGCGATAGAACGCGTCAACACAAACGCCGTCGCGGCTTAG